The Pseudomonas putida nucleotide sequence GGCCATCCTCAAAATTCGAGTGATGGCCTTTCATCCATTTGTCACAATTGAGTCATATCGTATTCATGCGGCCTGCAGATACTTGGCCCCGTTCCATCCAACACCCCAAATATTCCTGCTAGGAGCAAGGCATGAAACTGAAGCGTTTGATGGCGGCCCTCACCTTTGTCGCCGCTGGCGTTGCGACCGCCAACGCGGTAGCCGCTGTCGACCCTGCAATCCCGACCTACACCAAGACCACCGGTGTATCGGGCAACCTCTCCAGCGTCGGTTCCGACACGCTCGCGAACCTGATGACTCTGTGGGCCGAGGCCTACAAGAAGGAATATCCGAACGTAAACATCCAGATTCAGGCTGCCGGTTCCTCGACCGCGCCACCCGCGCTGACCGAAGGCACCGCCAACCTCGGCCCGATGAGCCGCAAGATGAAGGACGTCGAGCTACAAGCTTTCGAGCAGAAGTACGGCTACAAGCCAACCGCGATCCCGGTTGCCGTCGACGCCCTGGCCGTGTTCGTGCACAAGGACAACCCGATCAAAGGCCTGACCATGGCTCAGGTTGATGCCATCTTCTCGTCCACCCGCCTGTGCGGCGCCAAAGCCGAAGTCAAGACCTGGGGTGACCTGGGCGTGACCGGCGACCTGGCCAACAAGCCGGTTCAGCTGTTCGGCCGCAACTCGGTATCGGGCACCTACGGCTACTTCAAGGAAGAAGCCCTGTGCAAAGGCGACTTCAAGCCTAGCGTCAACGAACAACCTGGCTCGGCTTCGGTCGTGCAGTCGATCAGCTCCTCGCTGAACGGCATTGGCTACTCGGGCATCGGTTACAAGACCGCCAGCGTCAAGACCGTAGCCCTGGCCAAGAAAGAAGGCGGCGAGTTCGTCGAAGACAACGAAGCCAACGCCCTGAACGGCTCGTACCCGCTGTCGCGCTTCCTGTACGTGTACGTCAACAAGGCGCCGAACAAGCCTCTGGCCCCGCTGGAAGCCGAGTTCGTCAAGCTGGTACTGTCGCAAGCTGGCCAGCAGGTCGTGGTGAAGGATGGCTACATCCCGCTGCCGGCCAAAGTGGTCGACAAGACCTTGGCTGACCTGGGCCTGTCCCACAGCGACAATGTTGCAAAGAAGTAAGTAACTGAGAAGAGGCCGGAACCCCAAGGCCGGCCTCTTCCACGCTTTTCCCAGTCCGAAGCCAGGGTTCCTGAGCGGCGGGCTTTGTCACGTCAACACATTGTCATGTTTTTGTCATACGGGACCGCTAGGGTGTGCGCATGAATGATCTGGCCAATTCCACAATGACCCCAAATTCCCCGCCCGTGCGGATTGACTTCAATACGCCCGAGTTGCAACGCAAGCGCCGGATGCGCGCCCTCAAGGATCGCCTGACCCGCTGGTATGTACTGGTGGGCGGGCTTGCCGTATTGGCAGCCATCACGCTGATCTTCTTCTACCTGGCTTATGTGGTGCTGCCACTGTTCCAGGGTGCCGAGCTGACCAGCAAGAAGGCCCTGGAGCCGACCTGGCTGCAGCAGGATGCCGGCAAGCCACTGATGATCGCCCTTGAAGAGCAGAACCTGGTTGGCATGCGCGTTTCGGACAAGGGTCAGGCCATTTTCTTCGACACCAAGGGCGGTAAAGAGCTCAAGCGTGTCGACCTGCCAGTGCCGGCAGGTACCCAGGTCACTTCGATCAGCGCCGACCAGCCGGGCAGCCCGCTGATCGTGCTCGGTCTGTCCAATGGTCAGGCACTGGTGTTCCACCACACCTACAAGATCACCTACCCGGACAACAAGAAGACCATCACCCCAGGCATCGACTATCCGTACGGCCAGGCGCCGTTCGTGCTCGACGAGCAGGGCCGTGCGCTGGAGCACGTGAGCGTCAACGTCAACGGCGAAACCCTGGTGCTGGCCGGTTCCACTGGTGCGCACCTGCAAGTGGTCGAGCTGTCGCAGACTGAGAACATGCTGACCGGTGAGACCAGCACCGAGCAGAACCGTATCGAATTGCCGCAGATGACCGAAGCGGTGAAGAACATCTTCATCGACCCGCGTCAGCAGTGGTTGTACGTGATCAACGGTCGCGCCACCGCCGATGTCTTCAGCCTGCGCGACAAGAGCCTCAATGGCCGCTACAAACTGGCTGAAAGCGCCGACACCGAAGTCACCGCCACCGCCCAGCTGGTTGGCGGCATTTCGCTGATCATCGGTGACTCCAAGGGTGGCCTGGCCCAGTGGTTCATGGCCCGTGACCCGGATGGTGAGCAGCGCTTCCAGCAGATACGCACCTTCCAGCTGGGCAAGGCACCGATCGCCCAGATCGACGCCGAAGAGCGCCGCAAGGGCTTCATCGCCCTGGACACCGACGGCAAGCTCGGCGTGTTCCACAGCACCGCGCACCGCACCCTGCTGGTCGAGCAGGCTGCCGAAGGCGCAGGCGTCCTGGCCCTGTCGCCGCGTGCCAACCGCATCATCATCGAAGAAGGCGGCAAGCTGCTGCCGCTGAGCCTGCGCAACCCGCACCCGGAAATTTCCTTCAGCGCGCTGTGGGGCAAGGTCTGGTACGAAAACTACGACGAGCCTAAATACGTCTGGCAGTCGACCGCCTCGAATACCGACTTCGAGCCCAAGCTGAGCCTGTCGCCGCTGACCTTCGGTACCCTCAAGGCCGCGTTCTACGCGATGATCCTGGCGGCCCCGCTGGCCATTGCCGCTGCTATCTACACCGCCTACTTCATGGCCCCAGGCATGCGCCGCAAGGTCAAGCCGGTGATCGAGCTGATGGAAGCGATGCCGACGGTGATCCTCGGCTTCTTCGCCGGGCTGTTCCTTGCTCCGTACCTGGAAGGCCACCTGCCCGGCGTGTTCAGCCTGTTCCTGATCATGCCCATCGGCATCCTGCTGGCAGGCTATGCCTGGAGCCGCCTGCCGGAGTCGATCCGCCTGCGCATCCCGGATGGCTGGGAAGCGGCAATCCTGATCCCGGTGATCCTGGCGATCGGCTGGATGGCGCTGGCTGTCAGCCCGTACCTGGAGAGCTGGTTCTTCGGTGGTGACATGCGTCTGTGGATCGAGCACACCCTCGGCCTGCGTTACGACCAGCGCAACGCCATGGTCGTGGGTATCGCCATGGGCTTCGCGGTCATCCCGAACATCTACTCGATCGCCGAAGACGCCGTGTTCAGCGTGCCGCGCAGCCTGACCCTGGGCTCCCTGGCCCTGGGTGCGACGCCGTGGCAGACCCTGACCCGCGTGGTCATCCTCACCGCCAGTCCGGGCATCTTCTCGGCGTTGATGATCGGCATGGGCCGTGCGGTGGGCGAGACCATGATCGTGCTGATGGCCACCGGCAACACACCGGTGATGGAGCTGAACCTGTTCGAAGGCATGCGCACCCTGGCCGCCAACGTGGCGGTGGAAATGCCTGAGTCGGAAGTCGGCGGCAGCCACTATCGTGTGCTGTTCCTCGCCGCCCTCGTGCTGCTGATGTTCACCTTCGTCATGAACACCTTGGCCGAGCTGATTCGCCAGCGTCTGCGCAAGAAATACTCGTCGCTTTGATAGAAAGGTAGCGATCCGTGAAAAAGGATTCCCTCAAAGGCTGGTTCAAGAGCGGCGCCCCAGGCGTCTGGATCAGCGGTGGCGCGGTGGCCATGGCGGTGATCATGACCGTTGGCCTGCTGGCGGTGATCGCCGTGCGCGGGCTTGGCCACTTCTGGCCGGCTGACCTGATCCAGGCCACCTACAAGGTGCCGGGCCAGGCCGACCACATCGTGATCGGCGAAGTGGTGCAGAAGGAAGAAGTACCGCGTGCCCGCCTCAAGGGCGCCGGCCTGCCGGTGCCGGACGACGGCCCGGAGTTCATGACCCGCGAACTGGTCAAGGTGGGCAACCGCGACCTCAACGGCAGCGACTTCACCTGGGTGGTCGGCGACTGGCTGGTCGACGAGCAGCGCCCGGCTGACCTGATCGCCCTGGAGCGCCGCGAGTGGGGCAACTTCTACGGTTACCTGGTCAGCGTCAAGGAAGAAGGCCGCGTGGTTGCCCAAGGCCCGGCGGCCTGGAACGAGCTGCAAGCCCGTCTCAAGCGCGCCAACCAGCTCAACAGCGAACTGCAAACCCTCGAGAAGAAAGACATCGGTGCCATCAACCATGGCCTCGAGCGCCTGCGCCTGCACGGTCGCAAGCTGGAGCTGGACGGCAAG carries:
- a CDS encoding phosphate ABC transporter substrate-binding protein PstS codes for the protein MKLKRLMAALTFVAAGVATANAVAAVDPAIPTYTKTTGVSGNLSSVGSDTLANLMTLWAEAYKKEYPNVNIQIQAAGSSTAPPALTEGTANLGPMSRKMKDVELQAFEQKYGYKPTAIPVAVDALAVFVHKDNPIKGLTMAQVDAIFSSTRLCGAKAEVKTWGDLGVTGDLANKPVQLFGRNSVSGTYGYFKEEALCKGDFKPSVNEQPGSASVVQSISSSLNGIGYSGIGYKTASVKTVALAKKEGGEFVEDNEANALNGSYPLSRFLYVYVNKAPNKPLAPLEAEFVKLVLSQAGQQVVVKDGYIPLPAKVVDKTLADLGLSHSDNVAKK
- a CDS encoding ABC transporter permease subunit, with protein sequence MNDLANSTMTPNSPPVRIDFNTPELQRKRRMRALKDRLTRWYVLVGGLAVLAAITLIFFYLAYVVLPLFQGAELTSKKALEPTWLQQDAGKPLMIALEEQNLVGMRVSDKGQAIFFDTKGGKELKRVDLPVPAGTQVTSISADQPGSPLIVLGLSNGQALVFHHTYKITYPDNKKTITPGIDYPYGQAPFVLDEQGRALEHVSVNVNGETLVLAGSTGAHLQVVELSQTENMLTGETSTEQNRIELPQMTEAVKNIFIDPRQQWLYVINGRATADVFSLRDKSLNGRYKLAESADTEVTATAQLVGGISLIIGDSKGGLAQWFMARDPDGEQRFQQIRTFQLGKAPIAQIDAEERRKGFIALDTDGKLGVFHSTAHRTLLVEQAAEGAGVLALSPRANRIIIEEGGKLLPLSLRNPHPEISFSALWGKVWYENYDEPKYVWQSTASNTDFEPKLSLSPLTFGTLKAAFYAMILAAPLAIAAAIYTAYFMAPGMRRKVKPVIELMEAMPTVILGFFAGLFLAPYLEGHLPGVFSLFLIMPIGILLAGYAWSRLPESIRLRIPDGWEAAILIPVILAIGWMALAVSPYLESWFFGGDMRLWIEHTLGLRYDQRNAMVVGIAMGFAVIPNIYSIAEDAVFSVPRSLTLGSLALGATPWQTLTRVVILTASPGIFSALMIGMGRAVGETMIVLMATGNTPVMELNLFEGMRTLAANVAVEMPESEVGGSHYRVLFLAALVLLMFTFVMNTLAELIRQRLRKKYSSL